One Microbacterium marinum genomic window, ACTGCGGAACACCGGCACGGCGCGCAGACTCTCGGATCGCGTCGTCCCTCGGCCGTGCACGTGGATTGCCCAGACATCGGTCTCCGACGCTGCCGGGAACAGCCACGCGGGGCACGGACCGACAGCGGCGGGGACGACTTCGGAGGTGTGCGGCACGTGCAGCTCGTCCGGCGAGCTGTAGTACCAGCCGCTGAAGGCGGCCTCTGCGGCGAGGCGGTCCTCGGAGCCGATCTCGGTGAGGAGCTTCCGGGTGACGCTCGCCTCGTCGGCCGCCAGCACGGTGCCGATCTTGACGTAGTCCTGCGTGCCCGAGGTGAACAGTCCGTAGCGCCCCGGCAGGACCGTGTCGGCGGTGCGGTTCACGGTGATGGTCTGCGCCGCCGTGTCCACGTCGAGGAGGCGGAGATCGGCGATGCGGGGAGCCGGGACCACGACGCGCCGCGCCACCCGGCCGGCCAGGAGTGCCATCACCCCGGTCACGCTCAGCAGGGCGGTCGCGAGGGCGACCACGACCCCGCCGACGGCGGCAACCGTGAAGGGTGGGGCGCCCTCGGGAACGGCGCGCCTGGAAGCCATCATGGTCCGCTCATTCTAGTCTGTCGAGGTGACCGATCCCGCGGGCGCCTCGCCTGCTTTCCTCGCCGCCGGCGACGCCCTGCGCGCGCTCGCCTTCCGCGATGACTTCGTCGTCCGAGAGATCCCGGCGCCCGGCGCACTGGCCCCGGAGGCGATCGCCTTCGCCGGAGACGTGCGCCCCGAGGACCACGGTGTCGACTCCCCGTTCGGAACGGGACGGATCGTCATCCTGCATGATCCCGACGAACCGGAGGCATGGGGAGGCCCGTGGCGGATCGTCTGCTTCGCGCAGGCGCCGCTCGAACCTGAGATCGGCACGGATCCTCTCCTCGCCGACGTCGCCTGGTCGTGGTTGGTGGATGCCCTCGCCGCCCGCGGGGCGACGTTCCACGCGGCATCCGGCACGGCGACGAAGACCCTGTCCAAGGGCTTCGGCACCCTCGCGTCCGAGGGAGACGGGGCGCAGATCGAGCTCCGCGCATCGTGGTCGCCCGATGGAGAGGTCACACGTCATATGGATGCCTGGGCGGAGCTGGTCTGCATGTTGGCCGGCTTGCCGCCCGGGTCGGAGAACATCGCCGTGTTCGGCGGACAGCGGAGTGCACGTGGCTGAATACGACGTCATCGCAGATCAGGAAGGGACGTCGGCGGCAGCCGCGGCACTGGCCGCAGGGCACGGGCCCGTCGCGGTCGATGTGGAACGCGCGTCCGGGTTCCGCTATTCGCAGCGCGCCTACCTCATCCAGGTCTTCCGCCGCGGTGCGGGTGTGTTCCTCTTCGACCCGCCTGCGATCGGCGACCTCTCCCCCCTGCAACAGGCGATCGGCGAAGAGGAGTGGGTCCTCCACGCCGCCAGCCAAGACCTCCCGTCGCTGCGCGAGGACGGGCTCGAACCTCCGCGGATCTTCGACACCGAGCTGGCGTCGCGTCTCCTGGGACACGATCGCGTCGGGCTCGGGGCCGTTGTCGAACACACGCTCGGCATCACCCTCGCGAAGGCGCACAGCGCGGCCGACTGGTCGACGAGACCACTCCCCCAATCGTGGCTCGAGTATGCCGCGCTCGACGTCCTGCACCTCGTTGACGTGCGCGACGCCCTGGTGGCCGAGCTCGAAGAGCAGGACAAATCCGCCCTCGCCGCGGAGGAGTTCGAGGCCGTGCGCACTCGTGCACCCAAGCCCGCACGGGAAGAGCCCTGGCGCCGCCTCAGCGGACTCCACAGTGTCCGCGGCCGCCGCTCGCTCGCCATCGCGAGAGCGCTGTGGACGGCGCGGGAGGAACTCGCCCAGCAGGAGGACGTCTCACCGGGTCGGCTCGTCCCGGACCGTTCGCTGGTCGCCGCCGTGGCGGCCAACCCCGCCACGAAGAGCGATCTCGCTCGCGTGAAGGAGTTCACCGGGCGCGCCAGCAGAAGCCAGCTCGATCGCTGGTGGGACGCCATCGAAGCAGGGCGGGCCGATCCCGCACTCCCCTCGGAGCGAGGCTCGGGCGATGGGATGCCGCCACCCCGCGCGTGGGCGGATCGCAACGCCCCGGCTGACGCTCGCCTGAAGTCGGCGCGTCCGGCCGTGGAGGCGGTCGCGGCGGAGCTGAACATGCCGACCGAGAACCTGCTGACCCCCGACACGCTCCGACGCGTCGCGTGGAATCCGCCCGCGGAGATCACCCCGGAAACGATAGCCGCAGCACTCGCGGAGTGGGGCGCGCGGCCGTGGCAGATTGCACGGACCGCACAGGTCATCACCGCCGCGTTTGTGGAATCCGTCAACGCCCGGACCGACGGCGACGAACCGGCTTCGTAGGTTCGACCCAACCGATTTTCACCGTGGAACCGCCTCTCTAGGCTGGGTGAGAACCCAATCATTGGAGGCAGTGTGGCCGAGCTTTCGGACGTCTACTTCGTCGACGGAATGCGGACCCCTTTCGGGCGCGCCGGCGAGAAGGGCATGTACTGGAACACCCGCGCCGATGACCTCGCCGTCAAGGCGACCATCGGCCTGATGGAACGGAACCCGTCGGTTCCCGCTGAGCGCGTCGACGACGTCGCGATCGCCGCGACGAGTCAGACCGGCGAGCAGGGCCTCACCCTCGGGCGCTCCGTCGCGATCCTCGCAGGACTCCCCCAAACCGTTCCCGGCTTCGCCATCGACCGGATGTGCGCGGGCGCGATGACCAGCGTCACGACCATGGCCGGTTCCATCGGCGTCGGGATGTACGACGTGGCTCTGGCGGGCGGCGTCGAGCACATGGGCCACTACCCCATCGGCGGGAACGCCGACCCGAACCCCCGGTTCGTCGCGGAGAAGATGGTGGACCCGGGCGCGCTGAATATGGGCGTCACGGCGGAGCGCATCTTCGACCGATTCCCGCAGCTCACGAAGGAGCGCTCCGACCGATTCGGCATGCTGAGCCAGCACAAGGCGCAGGCCGCGTATGACGCCGGCAAGTTCCAGCCCGACCTCGTGTCTGTGGCCGTGAAGGATGCCGCCGGCGCGTGGGGCCTCGCCACGGAGGATGAGGGCCGTCGCCCGCAGACCACCATGGAGGACCTCGCCGCACTGAAGACGCCGTTCCGTCCGCACGGTCGCGTCACCGCCGGCACCTCCTCCCCCCTCACCGACGGCGCAACGATGTCGCTCCTCGCCGGCGGCGGCGCCGTCAAGGAGCTGGGCCTCAAGCCCAAGATGCGCCTCGTCTCGTACGCCTTCGCCGGCGTTCAGCCCGAGATCATGGGCATCGGTCCGATCCCCTCGACCGAGAAGGCCCTCAAGAAGGCCGGGCTCACCATCGACGACATCGGCCTGTTCGAGCTCAACGAAGCCTTCGCGGTCCAGGTCATCTCGCTGCTCGACCACTTCGGCATCGCCGACGACGACCCGCGTGTCAACCAGTGGGGCGGGGCGATCGCGCTCGGTCACCCGCTGGCGGCATCCGGTGTCCGCCTGATGATCCAGCTCGCGGCGCAGTTCGCGGAGCGTCCCGACGTCCGCTACGGCCTCACCGCCATGTGCGTGGGTCTCGGTCAGGGCGGCTCGGTCATCTGGGAGAACCCCCACTACAACGGCAAGAAGAAGTGAGACGGCCGCGATGACGAACTACGACTCCATCGACTTCAGCCCCATTCTCGCCCTCTCCGACAGCGAGGTCGTCACGAACTCCCCCGTCCGTGACATCACGCTCCCGAGCGGCAAGGTGCTCGCACTGATCACCCTCGACAACGGTCGCGACCACACCCGACCGAACACCCTGGGACCGGCCACCCTCACCGCGCTCGGGCAGACGCTCGACGCACTGGCGGCCCGCGCCGCCAACGGCGAGATCCAGGCTGTGGGCATCACGGGCAAGCAGTACATCCTCGCCGCCGGCGCCGACCTCAGCGAGGTCAGCAACGTCGGGTCGAAGGACAACGCCCGCCTCATCGCACAGCTCGGCCACAAGGTGCTCGGCAAGCTCTCCGACCTCGGCGTGCCCTCGTTCGCCTTCGTGAACGGGCTCGCGCTCGGCGGCGGTCTGGAGATCGCGCTGAACTCGACCTATCGCACGGTCGACGCCTCGGCCGCGGCCATCGCGCTCCCCGAGGTGTTCCTCGGCATCATCCCCGGATGGGGTGGCGCATACCTGCTGCCGAACCTCATCGGCATCGAGAACGCCCTCGAGGTCGTCATCTCCAACCCGCTGAAGCAGAACCGTGTGCTCAAGCCGAAGCAGGCCTTCGACCTCGGGATCATGGACGCGATCTTCCCCGCCTCGAACTACCTCGAGGACTCGCTCCGGTGGGCCGACGGTGTCTTGGCGGGCTCCGTCAAGGTCGACCGCAAGAACGAGCCCGGCAAGATCGAGCGTCTCACCAAGTGGCCCATCGCCATCAAGGTCGCCCGGAACATGCTCGAGTCGAAGATCGGCACGATGCCCCGCTCCCCGTACGTCGCCCTGGACCTTCTCGACAAGGCGAAGAGCGGCAGCAAGGCCGAAGGGTTCGCCCGTGAGGATGAGGCCCTCGCGGACCTCGTCGTGGGCGACCAGTTCGCGGCATCCATGTACGCGTTCGACCTCGTGCAGAAGCGTGCGAAGCGTCCCGTCGGCGCCCCCGACAAGACGCTCGCCAAGAAGGTCACGAAGGTCGGCATCATCGGCGCCGGCCTCATGGCCAGCCAGTTCGCGCTGCTGTTCGTCCGCCGCCTGCAGGTTCCCGTCCTCATCACGGACCTCGACCAGGCCCGCGTGGACAAGGGCGTCGCCTACATCCACGAGGAGATCGGCAAGCTCGAGGCGAAGGGCCGCCTCGACGCGGACAGCGCCAACAAGCTCCGCGCGCTCGTGACCGGCACGACCGACAAGAGCCTCTACAAGGACTGCGACTTCGTCATCGAGGCCGTCTTCGAGGAAGTCGGCGTCAAGCAGTCCGTGTTCGCCGAGATCGAGGCGATCGTCGCCGAAGACACGATCCTCGCCACGAACACCTCGTCGCTCTCGGTCGAGGAGATCGGCGCGAAGCTCGCCCACCCCGAGCGCCTCGTCGGCTTCCACTTCTTCAACCCGGTCGCGGTGATGCCGCTGATCGAAATCGTGAAGACGCCGCAGACCTCGGAGGCTGCCCTGTCGACGGCGTTCGTCGTCGCCAAGGGTCTCGGCAAGAACGCCGTGCTCACCGCCGACGCCCCCGGCTTCGTGGTGAACCGCCTCCTTGCCAAGGTCATGGGCGAAGCCGCACGCGCGGTCTACGAGGGCACGCCGGTCGCCGACGTCGAGAAGGCTTTCGCCCCGCTCGGCCTGCCGATGGGACCGTTCCAGCTGATCGACCTCGTCGGCTGGAAGGTCGCCGCCCACGTGCAGGACACGATGGTGCGTGCGTTCCCCGACAGGTTCTACGCGAACGAGAACTTCCACGAGCTCGCGGAGCTGTCGGAGATCGTCGAGAAGGACAAGGGCGGCCGGGTCACGGGCTTCACGAAGGCCGCCGAGAAGGTCGTCAAGAGGGCAGCCGGCTCGAAGGCGACGGCATCCGACGTCATCCTCCAGCGCGTGCAGGACGGGTTGGCCCAGGAGATCAAGATCATGCTGGACGAGGGTGTCGTGCCCGAGGTCGAGGACATCGACCTCTGCCTCATCCTCGGCGCCGGCTGGCCGTTCATCGACGGGGGCGCGACGCCGTACCTCGACCGCGAGGGGGCGAGCGAGCGCGTCTTCGGCGGCACGTTCCACAACCCGCCGATTCGCGGCATCGCGAGCTGACGCGAGTCGGTCACCAGCGGCCCCGGGCTTCGGCTCGGGGCCGCTGCCATGTCGACGGCGTGCGCCGACGAGTTCGACACGCGCTTTCGTTGCTCAGGGTTGCGCTGCCTGCACGCGCAGGTCGCGGGTGAGGTGGTCGCGCTGCTCGAGCACGATGCGTCGAAGAGCACCGGGTGCCTCGGTGTGCCTCTCGAGCCACGCGTCGACGGCCGTCGTGTCCTCCGTCGCCGGGAACAGTCCTCGCACGAGGCGGGCGGCGATCTCGATGCTCCGCTCGCGCCAGGTGGGCAGGATGCGGGCGAAGTAGTCGTCGTCGAAGGCACGAACGAGGTCGCGCCGGCCCCCGGCACGGATGCCGCGGATCGTCGCGTCGAGGTGATCGTTCGACAGCGACTCGTCGGTCCACGCGCGGGTCCACGCCGCCGCGCGTGTCTCGGCGACCGGAGCCGCAGCGCGTGCCGCCACCGCCGCCGTGCGCCCCGACGCCGTCTGGTCGCGCGCCAGCATCCTTCCGATCGCGTCCTCCCCCGCCGTCCCTGTCGCCGCAGCGGAGAAGAGGAAGGACCATCGCAGATCCGGGTCGAGCGCGAGTCCCTCGGGCGCGGCGGCGGGGTCATCGAGAAGCCGAGCGATGTCCGCGCTCCGCGATGTGCTGTGCTCCGACGCCGCCGCCACCGCGCGCGCCCAGATCAGCTGCTGATCGGATGCCGCCGCGGCATCCGTCATCGCGTCCCACGCGGTCGCGAGCCAGGTGTCCGCTGCGTGCGCACCGTTCACCCCCGGTACGTAGTGGGTCACCGTGAAGAGCGCGTGCGCGACGATGTCGGCGAGCAGGGCCGCGTTGGTCTCCGCCGGCGCGTGCTGCGCCGCGATCGCCAGGAACCGGTGCGCCGGGAGGTCACCGTCGCGGGTGGCGTTCCAGAGCGCGGCCCAGACCACCGCACGCACGAGCGGGTCTTCGACAGTCGAGAGCGCCTGCTCGGCGGCATCCACCGAGCGGGCGTCCAGACGCACCTTCACATACGAACGGTCGTCATCGTTCAGGAGGAGGAGGTCCGCGCCCTCGAGCTCGGGCGCGTCGATCACGGTCCGCTCGTCGTTCACGTCAAAGGAGACGTCGCCGGCGGGCACGAGCGCGCCACCGTCGAGGCGGTATCCGCCGAGGCGCAGGCGATGTGGGCGAACGATGTCCTGCACGACGGTGAGCGGCCCACGCTCGAGCGAGACGGTCGGCAGCCCCGTCGTCTCAAGCCACGCGGCGCTCCACGCCCGCAGATCGCGGGCTGACGCCGCCTCGAGGGCGACGAGCAGATCCTCCAGCGTCGTGTTCCCGAAGGCGTGGTCAGCGAAATAGCGCTGCGCGCCGCGGAAGAACTCGTCCTCGCCGACGAACCCGACGAGCTGCTTCAGCACCGACGCGCCCTTCGCGTACGTGATGCCGTCGAAGTTCAGTTTCGCCGCTTCGAGATCGGGGATGTCCGCGACGATCGGATGCGTCGTGGGCAGCTGGTCCTGCGTGTACGCCCAGCCCTTTCGACGGCTGGCGAACGTGACCCAGGCGTCCTCGAAGCCGCCGGCGACCGCCGCCGTGTGCGAGCCCATGAAATCGGCGAACGACTCCTTCAACCAGAGGTCGTCCCACCACCGCATCGTCACGAGGTCTCCGAACCACATGTGCGCCATCTCGTGGAGGATCGTGTTGGCCCGGGCCTCGCGCTGCGCGCGGGTGGCCCGACCGCGGAAGACGTACGCCTCGGTGAAGGTGACGAGCCCTGGGTTCTCCATCGCGCCGAGGTTGTACTCGGGCACGAAGATCTGGTCGTACTTGCCCCAGGGGTAGTCCTGCGAGAAAGCCTCCGTGAGGGCGGAGAGCCCCCTGCGGGTGACGTCGAGGATCTCGTCGGCGTCGAGGTGCTCGGCGAGCGATGCGCGGCACAGCACGCCGAGGGCGACGTCTCCCTGCGGGCCGATCCATCGTCCCTCGACCCGGTGGTACGGGCCGGCGGCGACTGCCGTGATGTAGCTCGAGATCGGCTCGGTCTCGGCGAACGCGACGCGAGCGCCACCATCCACCGACTCCCGTGCCGTCTCGGCGCCGTTGCTCAGCACGACCCACCCATCAGGTGCCGTGACGCTGAACCGCCACCGGGCCTTCATGTCGGGTTGCTCGAAGCACGGATAGACCCGGCGGCAGTCGGCGGGCTCGTACTGGGTGTAGAGGTACACGGCACCGTCGACCGGGTCGACGAAGCGGTGGAGACCCTCACCGGATCGGCTGTACCGTCCCCGGGCGGTGATGCGGACGTCGTTCTCCTCCTCAAGCCCTCTCACGCGGACCCGCGCACCATCCCACTCGACGGGGACGTCGCGGCCGTTCACCTCGACGCGCACGACCGACTCGCCGATGAAATCCACCCACGTCGCCGGCTCGGACGACAAGAACCGGAGCGTGCTCACCGTCTCGAAAGCGTCGCTCGCGGCATCCGTGGCCGAACGGAGATCGAGGTCGACTGCGATCGTATGCACCCGCACCGCGGCCGATCGTGCGGCGGTCTCGTCACGGGTCAGATTCGCGGAACTCATCCATCCATCGTGTCACGCGGATGCCGCGTCGACCGTGTCTCAGGCCTCGCCGTGCCGCGCTTCGTCGGCGAGCCAGATCGCGCCCGCGTCCTCCGCCGGGCGCGCGATCGGGATGCGCGTGCCGAGCACCTGTGCGACGACGTCCTGAGCGATCTTCGACGGCGTCAGCCCCGCGTCGCGCAGGATCTCCTCACGCGAGGCGTGGTCGATGAACTTGCCGGGAAGACCCAGCTCGTCCACCGCGGTGTCGACGCCGGCCTCACGGAGCACCTGTCGAACGCGCGTGCCGACACCACCGACACGGATGCCGTCCTCGAGCGTGATCACGAGACGGTGGGCGCGCGCGAGCTCGACGATCGACGGCTGAATCGGGACCGCCCAGCGGGGGTCGACGACAGTGGCGCCGATTCCCTGCGCGCGGAGCCGTTCCGCGACCTCCATCGCGAGCTGCGCCATCGGCCCGATCGCGACGATGAGGACGTCCTCCGAGCCGCCGCGGTACAGGACGTCCACCCCGTCCTCCCGGCGCTCGACGGCCTCGAGCGCTGCGGGGATCGTCCCCTTCGGGAACCGGACCACGGTTGGCGCGTCGGCCACTTCGATGGCCTCGTCGAAGAGCTCGCGGAGCCGCTCACCGTCGCGGGGGGCGGCGATACGGATGCCGGGCACGAGTTGCAGCATCGCGAGGTCCCACACGCCGTGGTGGCTGGGGCCGTCGGGACCGGTGACGCCCGAGCGATCGAGGACGAAGGTGACGCCTGCACGGTGGAGCGCGACATCCATCACCACCTGGTCGAAGGCGCGGTTCATGAAGGTCGCGTAGATCGCCACGACGGGGTGGAGGCCGCCGTACGCGAGGCCTGCCGACGAGGCGACGGCGTGCTGCTCGGCGATGCCCACGTCATACACGCGATCGGGGAAGCGCTGCGCGAAGGCCAGGAGCCCGGTCGGACGGAGCATCGCGGCCGTCATCGCGATCACGTCGTCGCGACGCTCGCCCGCGGCGACGAGGGCTTCGGAGAAGACATCGGTCCACGCCACCGCGTCCGAGGAGCCCAGCGGCTCCCCCGTGGTCGGATCGATCTTGCCGACGGCGTGGAACTGGTCCGCCTCGTCGCGGCGCGCCGGCTCGTAACCGCGACCCTTCTCGGTGATCGTGTGCACGATGACGGGCGCGCTGTACTCCTTCGCGAGCTGGAGCGTTTCCTCCAGGGCCTCGAAGTCGTGCCCATCGATCGGCCCGAGGTACTTGATGTCGAGGTTCGAGTAGAGCGCGGCGTTGTTGGTGAAGCGCGACAGGAAACCGTGGGTGCCGCCACGGACGCCGCGATACACGGCGCGCCCGACCGGGCCGAGACGGTGGAAGAAGCCGGCCGACCCGCGGCGGAGGCTCTCGTAGCTGTCCGCGGTGCGCACGCGGTTGAGATACCGCGCCATGCCGCCGATCGTGGGGGCGTAGGAGCGGCCGTTGTCGTTGACGACGATCACGAGGTTGCGGTCGTTGTCGTCGGAGATGTTGTTCAGCGCCTCCCACGTCATCCCGCCGGTGAGCGCACCGTCACCGACGACGGCGACGACGTGACGGTCCTTCCGGCCGGTGCGCGTGAAAGCGCGCGAGATGCCATCTGCCCAGCTCAACGAGCTCGAGGCGTGCGACGACTCGACGACGTCGTGCTCGCTCTCCGCGCGCTGCGGGTAGCCGGCCAGCCCTCCACGCGAGCGCAGCTGGGAGAAGTCCTGCCGCCCGGTGAGCAGCTTGTGGACGTAGGACTGATGCCCCGTGTCGAAGATGATCGGGTCGCCCGGGGAGTCGAAGACCCGGTGCAGAGCGATGGTCAGCTCCACCACGCCGAGGTTGGGACCGAGGTGTCCGCCGGTGCGCGCGACGTTCTCCACGAGGAACGCGCGGACCTCGCCGGCGAGCGTTCGAAGCTCGTCACGGGTGAGACCGTCGAGGTCTCGGGGTCCGCGGATGTCGTCGAGGAGACTCATGTCCCGATTCTACGCGCGGAGACGCACAGAACCCCGGCACCTGACGGCGCCGGGGTTCTGTGCTAACCGGTGTCAGACCAGCGAACGCAGCACGTACTGCAGGATGCCGCCGTTGCGGTAGTAGTCCGCTTCTCCGGGGGTGTCGATGCGGACGATCGCGTCGAACTCGACCGTCTGCTTGCCTTCGGGCGAGAACTCGCTCGGCTCGGCGGTGACCTTGACCGTCTTCGGCGTGACGCCCTCGTTCAGCTGCTCGAGGCCCGAGATCGAGACGATCTCCGTGCCGTCCAGGCCCAGCGACGCCCAGCTCTCCCCCTGGGGGAACTGCAGCGGAACGACGCCCATGCCGATGAGGTTCGAGCGGTGGATGCGCTCGAAGCTCTCGGTGATGACGGCCTTGACGCCGAGCAGGCTCGTGCCCTTCGCCGCCCAGTCACGCGAGGAACCGGAGCCGTACTCCTTGCCACCGAAGACGACGAGGGGGGTGCCCTGCGCCTGGTAGTTCTGGCTCGCGTCGTAGATGTACGACTGGGGGCCGCCCTCCTGCGTGAAGTCGCGCGTGAAGCCGCCCTCGACGACCTTGCCGTCGTTGACGGCGGCGACGAGTTCGTTCTTCAGTCGGATGTTCGCGAACGTGCCGCGGATCATGACCTCGTGGTTACCGCGCCGCGACCCGTACGAGTTGAAGTCCTTCTGCGCGACGCCGTGCTCGGTGAGGTACTGCGCAGCCGGGGTACCGGCCTTGATGTTGCCCGCCGGGCTGATGTGGTCGGTCGTGACCGAGTCGCCGAGGGTCGCCATGACGCGTGCGCCGGAGATGTCGGTGACGGGTGCCGGCGTGCGCTCCATGCCGTCGAAGTAGGGAGCCTTGCGGACGTAGGTCGAGTCCTCGGCCCACTCGAAGGTGGGGCCGGTCGGCGTGGGCAGGTTCTGCCAGCGCTCGTCGCCGTCGAAGACGGTCGAGTACTGCTTGATGAACTGCTCGCGCGAGATCGAGTGGTCGATGACGTCCTGCACCTCGTCCGGCGAGGGCCAGATGTCCTTCAGGAACACGTCGTTGCCGTCCGAGTCCTTGCCGAGGGCATCGGTCTCGAAGTCGAAGTTCATCGAGCCGGCGAGGGCATAGGCGACCACGAGCGGCGGCGAGGCGAGGTAGTTCATCTTCACGTCGGGGCTGATGCGCCCCTCGAAGTTGCGGTTGCCCGAGAGCACTGCCGTGACGGCGAGGTCGTTCTCGTTGATCGCCGCCGACACCTCGTCGATGAGCGGACCGGAGTTGCCGATGCAGATCGTGCAGCCGTAGCCGACGGTGTAGAAGTCGAGCCCCTCGAGCGCCTTGTCGAGACCGGACTTCTCGTAGTAGTCGGTGACGACCTTCGATCCCGGGCCGAGCGTCGTCTTGACCCACGGCTTCCGCTTGAGGCCCTTGTCGACGGCCTTCTTGGCGAGCAAGCCCGCCGCGATCATGACCGAGGGGTTCGAGGTGTTGGTGCAGGAGGTGATGGCCGCGAGCGTGACGGCACCGTTGTCGAGCAGGTACGACTGCCCCTCCGGCGTGGTGACCTTGACCGGCTTGGATGCCGCGTGGCGCGCACCGCTGGAGATCATCGAGGGCACGTGCTCGTGCTCGTGCTGGTGCGAGACGCCGCCGGCCGCGATGTGCTCGTGCTCGACACCGGGTGCGGTGCCGGGGTCCGAGGCGGGGAACGTGCCCTCGATCTCGACGGAGTCCTCTTCGGCGGCATCCGCGTAGTTGAGGATGTCCCTCTCGAACTGGCTCTTCGCCTCGGAGAGGAGGATGCGGTCCTGCGGACGCTTCGGGCCGGCGATGGAGGGGACGACCGTCGAGAGGTCGAGCTCCATGAACTCGCTGAACTCGAGGTGGCGCGACGGGTCGTGCCAGAGCTTCTGCTCCTTCGCGTACGCCTCGACGAGGGCGACGGTCTGCTCGTCGCGGCCGGTGAGGCGCAGGTAGTCGAGCGTGACGTCGTCGATCGGGAACATCGCGGCGGTCGAACCGAACTCGGGGCTCATGTTGCCGATGGTGGCGCGGTTGGCCAGCGGCACCTGGGCGACGCCCTCGCCGTAGAACTCGACGAACTTGCCGACGACCCCGTGCTTGCGGAGCATGTCGGTGATCGTGAGGACGACGTCGGTCGCGGTGACGCCGGAGGGGATCTCGCCGGTCAGCTTGAAGCCGACCACGCGCGGGATGAGCATCGACACG contains:
- a CDS encoding DUF3000 family protein, giving the protein MTDPAGASPAFLAAGDALRALAFRDDFVVREIPAPGALAPEAIAFAGDVRPEDHGVDSPFGTGRIVILHDPDEPEAWGGPWRIVCFAQAPLEPEIGTDPLLADVAWSWLVDALAARGATFHAASGTATKTLSKGFGTLASEGDGAQIELRASWSPDGEVTRHMDAWAELVCMLAGLPPGSENIAVFGGQRSARG
- a CDS encoding HRDC domain-containing protein, translating into MAEYDVIADQEGTSAAAAALAAGHGPVAVDVERASGFRYSQRAYLIQVFRRGAGVFLFDPPAIGDLSPLQQAIGEEEWVLHAASQDLPSLREDGLEPPRIFDTELASRLLGHDRVGLGAVVEHTLGITLAKAHSAADWSTRPLPQSWLEYAALDVLHLVDVRDALVAELEEQDKSALAAEEFEAVRTRAPKPAREEPWRRLSGLHSVRGRRSLAIARALWTAREELAQQEDVSPGRLVPDRSLVAAVAANPATKSDLARVKEFTGRASRSQLDRWWDAIEAGRADPALPSERGSGDGMPPPRAWADRNAPADARLKSARPAVEAVAAELNMPTENLLTPDTLRRVAWNPPAEITPETIAAALAEWGARPWQIARTAQVITAAFVESVNARTDGDEPAS
- a CDS encoding acetyl-CoA C-acyltransferase; its protein translation is MAELSDVYFVDGMRTPFGRAGEKGMYWNTRADDLAVKATIGLMERNPSVPAERVDDVAIAATSQTGEQGLTLGRSVAILAGLPQTVPGFAIDRMCAGAMTSVTTMAGSIGVGMYDVALAGGVEHMGHYPIGGNADPNPRFVAEKMVDPGALNMGVTAERIFDRFPQLTKERSDRFGMLSQHKAQAAYDAGKFQPDLVSVAVKDAAGAWGLATEDEGRRPQTTMEDLAALKTPFRPHGRVTAGTSSPLTDGATMSLLAGGGAVKELGLKPKMRLVSYAFAGVQPEIMGIGPIPSTEKALKKAGLTIDDIGLFELNEAFAVQVISLLDHFGIADDDPRVNQWGGAIALGHPLAASGVRLMIQLAAQFAERPDVRYGLTAMCVGLGQGGSVIWENPHYNGKKK
- a CDS encoding 3-hydroxyacyl-CoA dehydrogenase NAD-binding domain-containing protein, giving the protein MTNYDSIDFSPILALSDSEVVTNSPVRDITLPSGKVLALITLDNGRDHTRPNTLGPATLTALGQTLDALAARAANGEIQAVGITGKQYILAAGADLSEVSNVGSKDNARLIAQLGHKVLGKLSDLGVPSFAFVNGLALGGGLEIALNSTYRTVDASAAAIALPEVFLGIIPGWGGAYLLPNLIGIENALEVVISNPLKQNRVLKPKQAFDLGIMDAIFPASNYLEDSLRWADGVLAGSVKVDRKNEPGKIERLTKWPIAIKVARNMLESKIGTMPRSPYVALDLLDKAKSGSKAEGFAREDEALADLVVGDQFAASMYAFDLVQKRAKRPVGAPDKTLAKKVTKVGIIGAGLMASQFALLFVRRLQVPVLITDLDQARVDKGVAYIHEEIGKLEAKGRLDADSANKLRALVTGTTDKSLYKDCDFVIEAVFEEVGVKQSVFAEIEAIVAEDTILATNTSSLSVEEIGAKLAHPERLVGFHFFNPVAVMPLIEIVKTPQTSEAALSTAFVVAKGLGKNAVLTADAPGFVVNRLLAKVMGEAARAVYEGTPVADVEKAFAPLGLPMGPFQLIDLVGWKVAAHVQDTMVRAFPDRFYANENFHELAELSEIVEKDKGGRVTGFTKAAEKVVKRAAGSKATASDVILQRVQDGLAQEIKIMLDEGVVPEVEDIDLCLILGAGWPFIDGGATPYLDREGASERVFGGTFHNPPIRGIAS
- the pepN gene encoding aminopeptidase N, whose protein sequence is MSSANLTRDETAARSAAVRVHTIAVDLDLRSATDAASDAFETVSTLRFLSSEPATWVDFIGESVVRVEVNGRDVPVEWDGARVRVRGLEEENDVRITARGRYSRSGEGLHRFVDPVDGAVYLYTQYEPADCRRVYPCFEQPDMKARWRFSVTAPDGWVVLSNGAETARESVDGGARVAFAETEPISSYITAVAAGPYHRVEGRWIGPQGDVALGVLCRASLAEHLDADEILDVTRRGLSALTEAFSQDYPWGKYDQIFVPEYNLGAMENPGLVTFTEAYVFRGRATRAQREARANTILHEMAHMWFGDLVTMRWWDDLWLKESFADFMGSHTAAVAGGFEDAWVTFASRRKGWAYTQDQLPTTHPIVADIPDLEAAKLNFDGITYAKGASVLKQLVGFVGEDEFFRGAQRYFADHAFGNTTLEDLLVALEAASARDLRAWSAAWLETTGLPTVSLERGPLTVVQDIVRPHRLRLGGYRLDGGALVPAGDVSFDVNDERTVIDAPELEGADLLLLNDDDRSYVKVRLDARSVDAAEQALSTVEDPLVRAVVWAALWNATRDGDLPAHRFLAIAAQHAPAETNAALLADIVAHALFTVTHYVPGVNGAHAADTWLATAWDAMTDAAAASDQQLIWARAVAAASEHSTSRSADIARLLDDPAAAPEGLALDPDLRWSFLFSAAATGTAGEDAIGRMLARDQTASGRTAAVAARAAAPVAETRAAAWTRAWTDESLSNDHLDATIRGIRAGGRRDLVRAFDDDYFARILPTWRERSIEIAARLVRGLFPATEDTTAVDAWLERHTEAPGALRRIVLEQRDHLTRDLRVQAAQP